The Flaviramulus sp. BrNp1-15 genome has a window encoding:
- a CDS encoding DUF4105 domain-containing protein, translating to MKKTLLFLFLLIFVEVTLAQQQTLSEHAKISVLTVAPGASLNDAFGHSAFRIYDPELGLDITYGYGEYDFDAPNFYLKFAQGKLNYLMSEIEFQRFYQVYVYYNRSIKEQVLNISQAEKQKLYDFLINNYKPENRGYLYEFFFDNCATKIKDVANIALNNNITFNKPEGFNDATFRTLIQNNLNRNSWGSLGIDVALGSVIDKTATPEDHMFLPENIYNFFESATLKNRSEPLVKRSRVLFQQREVIKSDSFLTSPLFVFGIIGLIILFITFKDYKKQKQSKWLDVSLFVITGIIGVFILLLWFATDHIGTHQNYNLLWAFALNIIFIGQLLKKQINQWFVKYLKFLIILLCLLTIHWMIGVQIFAIGLLPFLIALFVRYVFLVGFYSKTTDP from the coding sequence ATGAAAAAAACACTTCTTTTTTTATTTCTACTAATTTTTGTTGAAGTAACTCTGGCTCAACAACAAACTTTATCTGAACATGCTAAAATTAGTGTACTTACAGTGGCTCCAGGCGCATCTTTAAATGACGCTTTTGGACATAGCGCATTTAGAATTTACGACCCCGAATTAGGTCTTGACATCACTTATGGATATGGTGAATATGATTTTGATGCGCCTAATTTCTACTTAAAATTTGCTCAAGGAAAACTTAATTATTTAATGAGTGAAATTGAGTTCCAGAGATTTTATCAGGTTTACGTTTACTATAATAGAAGCATAAAAGAACAGGTTTTAAACATTTCTCAAGCCGAAAAACAAAAACTATACGACTTTTTAATAAACAATTATAAACCAGAAAACAGAGGTTATCTCTATGAATTCTTCTTTGATAATTGCGCTACCAAAATAAAAGATGTTGCTAACATTGCATTAAACAATAACATTACATTTAACAAACCAGAAGGTTTTAACGATGCAACTTTTAGAACCTTAATTCAAAATAATTTAAATAGAAATTCTTGGGGAAGTTTAGGTATTGATGTTGCTTTGGGTTCGGTAATTGATAAAACTGCAACTCCAGAAGATCATATGTTTTTACCTGAAAATATTTATAATTTTTTTGAAAGTGCTACTTTAAAAAACAGATCTGAACCGCTAGTTAAACGTAGCCGTGTGTTATTTCAACAAAGAGAAGTTATTAAATCAGATTCATTTTTAACAAGTCCGTTGTTTGTTTTTGGAATTATTGGGTTAATTATTCTGTTTATAACTTTTAAAGATTACAAAAAACAAAAACAAAGCAAATGGCTTGATGTTTCTCTATTTGTAATTACTGGAATTATTGGTGTTTTTATCTTACTACTTTGGTTTGCCACAGACCATATAGGAACGCATCAAAATTACAATCTATTATGGGCATTTGCACTTAATATTATATTTATAGGTCAGCTTTTAAAAAAACAAATAAACCAATGGTTTGTTAAATACTTAAAGTTTTTGATTATTCTTCTTTGTCTTTTAACTATACATTGGATGATTGGAGTGCAAATATTTGCTATTGGTCTACTTCCTTTTTTAATAGCACTTTTTGTTAGATATGTGTTTTTAGTAGGGTTTTACTCTAAAACTACTGACCCCTAA
- a CDS encoding PorV/PorQ family protein, with product MNIGVDAAALGMSSAVTSHTADVNSGYWNPAGLLKLEDNQLALMHSSYFANIANYDYAAYAMPLDDRSAVGLSLIRFAVDDILNTTQLIDEQGNINYDRISLFSTADYGLTFSYARKLPVQGLNYGVNAKVIRRVIGDFASSWGFGLDLGIQFETDNDWKFGVMARDITTTFNAWAIDEEQFATISDAVEGQNQELPETTEITIPKLQIGVSKLVNFNADYSLLSAVNLNVRFEENNDIISTSFTSINPALGFEFGYTDMVYLRAGMGNFQNELQIDNTEQLSFQPSFGVGFKYNGIQIDYAFTDIGDQSVALYSNVFSLKLDFSIFR from the coding sequence ATGAATATTGGTGTTGATGCCGCTGCATTAGGTATGAGTAGTGCGGTAACTTCGCATACTGCCGATGTAAACTCAGGATATTGGAACCCTGCAGGTTTATTAAAATTAGAAGACAACCAACTAGCTTTAATGCACTCCAGTTATTTTGCAAATATTGCAAATTACGATTATGCAGCTTATGCAATGCCTTTAGATGATAGAAGTGCCGTTGGATTATCTTTAATTCGATTTGCGGTTGATGATATTTTAAACACCACTCAGCTTATTGACGAACAAGGCAATATAAATTACGATCGTATTAGTTTATTTTCAACTGCAGATTATGGTTTAACTTTTTCTTATGCTAGAAAACTTCCTGTACAAGGTTTAAATTATGGAGTTAATGCAAAAGTAATACGAAGAGTTATTGGCGATTTTGCTTCCTCTTGGGGTTTTGGTCTAGATTTAGGAATTCAATTCGAAACTGATAATGATTGGAAATTTGGTGTAATGGCTCGAGATATCACCACAACTTTTAATGCTTGGGCTATAGATGAAGAACAATTTGCTACTATAAGTGATGCCGTAGAAGGACAAAATCAAGAGTTACCAGAAACTACTGAAATCACCATTCCTAAATTACAAATTGGAGTTTCTAAATTAGTAAACTTTAATGCCGATTATTCATTACTATCTGCAGTAAATTTAAATGTTCGGTTTGAAGAAAATAACGATATTATTTCAACATCTTTTACAAGTATAAATCCTGCTTTAGGTTTTGAATTCGGATATACAGATATGGTTTATTTACGTGCCGGAATGGGTAATTTTCAAAATGAATTACAAATAGATAATACCGAACAATTAAGTTTTCAACCTAGCTTTGGTGTAGGGTTTAAATACAACGGTATTCAAATTGACTATGCTTTTACAGATATTGGAGACCAAAGTGTAGCACTCTATTCCAATGTCTTTTCTCTAAAACTCGATTTTAGTATTTTTAGATAA
- a CDS encoding phosphatidylcholine/phosphatidylserine synthase, whose translation MKRFIPNALTLLNLLCGSIAVIFVINDNFVTASLFVFLGIFFDFFDGFAARKLNVQSELGIQLDSLADMVTSGLVPGLVMYKLLDLSHTSWGEMNSDSILNFNEVSLIPILGLAITLASAYRLAKFNIDEDQQTYFRGLPTPANTLLIISLPLILEFQNNDAINVIILNKWFLIALTVLSCYLLNSSIKLFALKFKDWSFKNNAIRYIFILLCIVLLIVLQFAAIPLIILVYIILSLLDK comes from the coding sequence ATGAAACGATTTATACCTAATGCTCTAACACTTTTAAATTTACTTTGCGGTAGTATAGCGGTGATTTTTGTGATTAATGATAACTTTGTTACAGCTTCACTTTTTGTGTTTTTGGGTATATTTTTTGATTTTTTTGATGGTTTTGCAGCCAGAAAACTTAATGTGCAAAGTGAATTAGGCATTCAGTTAGACTCTTTAGCAGATATGGTTACTAGTGGATTGGTTCCAGGATTAGTGATGTATAAACTTTTAGACTTATCTCATACTAGTTGGGGAGAAATGAATAGTGATTCTATTTTAAATTTTAATGAAGTTTCTTTAATCCCAATTTTAGGTTTAGCAATTACGTTGGCTTCAGCTTATAGATTAGCTAAATTTAATATAGATGAAGATCAACAAACTTATTTTAGAGGTTTACCAACCCCAGCAAATACTTTATTAATAATATCATTACCTTTAATATTAGAGTTTCAAAACAATGATGCCATTAATGTCATTATTTTAAACAAATGGTTTTTAATAGCCTTAACTGTTTTAAGTTGTTACCTATTAAACTCAAGTATTAAGCTCTTCGCTTTAAAATTTAAGGATTGGAGCTTTAAAAATAATGCTATTAGATATATTTTTATACTACTGTGTATAGTTCTCTTAATTGTTTTACAATTTGCTGCTATACCACTAATAATTTTAGTTTATATAATCCTTTCCCTTTTAGATAAGTAA
- a CDS encoding DUF808 domain-containing protein has product MASGIFALLDDIAALMDDVVVMTKVSTKKTAGILGDDLAVNAEKATGFVSSRELPVLWSITKGSALNKVIILPIAFLLSAFVPWAITLALILGGIYLAFEGVEKIYEFFIPHKEVKVKPDIDLDLPKEELLLLEKKKIKSAIFTDFILSVEIVIIALGTVLDRSLTFQIIIVSIVCIIATVGVYGIVALLVRMDDFGYRLIKISNGNSFVKFIGNFLVRALPIIIRSLAVIGTIALILVAGGIFVHNIEFIHHLVEDINLPSIIIEFIIGLIVGLIALILFKFGKYIFKKIKG; this is encoded by the coding sequence ATGGCTTCAGGAATTTTTGCATTGTTAGATGATATCGCTGCCCTTATGGACGATGTTGTTGTTATGACCAAAGTGTCTACTAAAAAAACAGCAGGTATTTTAGGTGACGATTTAGCTGTAAATGCTGAAAAAGCTACGGGCTTTGTGTCATCAAGAGAACTGCCCGTATTATGGTCCATTACAAAAGGTTCGGCTTTAAATAAAGTCATTATTTTACCCATAGCCTTTTTATTAAGTGCTTTTGTGCCTTGGGCAATAACTTTAGCCTTAATTCTTGGTGGGATTTATTTAGCTTTTGAAGGTGTTGAAAAAATTTATGAATTTTTTATACCACATAAGGAAGTTAAAGTTAAACCTGACATTGATTTAGATTTACCCAAAGAAGAATTATTATTGTTAGAAAAGAAAAAAATTAAATCTGCTATTTTTACAGATTTTATATTATCTGTTGAAATCGTAATCATTGCGCTTGGAACGGTTTTAGACAGATCTTTAACGTTTCAAATCATTATTGTATCAATTGTATGTATTATAGCTACAGTTGGTGTTTATGGTATTGTAGCGTTATTGGTAAGAATGGACGATTTTGGTTACCGATTAATTAAAATAAGTAACGGGAACTCATTTGTTAAGTTTATAGGAAACTTTCTTGTAAGAGCTTTACCAATAATTATAAGAAGCTTAGCAGTTATAGGTACCATAGCTTTAATTCTTGTGGCAGGTGGTATTTTTGTTCATAATATTGAATTTATACACCATTTAGTTGAAGACATTAACCTTCCTTCAATTATTATTGAGTTTATAATAGGTCTTATAGTAGGCTTAATAGCTTTAATCTTATTTAAGTTTGGTAAGTATATTTTTAAAAAGATAAAGGGCTAA
- the lptB gene encoding LPS export ABC transporter ATP-binding protein yields the protein MILRAENLMKSYSGRKVVKDVSLEVNQGEIVGLLGPNGAGKTTSFYMIVGLIKPNGGHIYLDNTEITNYPMYKRAQNGIGYLAQEASVFRKLSIEDNILSVLQLTKLSKKEQIHKMESLIEEFGLGHIRKSRGDLLSGGERRRTEIARALATDPNFILLDEPFAGVDPVAVEDIQRIVAQLTKKNIGILITDHNVQETLAITDRTYLMFEGGILKHGSPEELAADEMVRKVYLGQNFELRKKKIRD from the coding sequence ATGATTTTAAGAGCTGAAAATTTAATGAAGTCCTACAGCGGGCGAAAAGTGGTAAAAGACGTTTCTCTTGAAGTAAACCAAGGAGAAATTGTTGGCCTTTTAGGACCTAATGGTGCTGGAAAAACAACTTCTTTTTATATGATTGTTGGCTTAATAAAACCTAATGGTGGTCATATATATTTAGATAATACCGAAATCACAAACTACCCTATGTACAAACGTGCACAAAACGGTATTGGATATTTAGCGCAAGAAGCTTCGGTTTTTAGAAAACTAAGTATAGAAGATAACATTTTAAGTGTACTACAGCTTACTAAACTGAGTAAAAAAGAGCAAATTCATAAAATGGAATCGCTTATTGAAGAGTTTGGTTTAGGGCATATAAGAAAAAGTCGTGGCGATTTATTATCTGGAGGAGAGCGCCGTCGTACAGAAATTGCTCGTGCTTTAGCAACCGATCCTAATTTTATTCTTTTAGATGAACCTTTTGCAGGGGTAGATCCTGTTGCGGTTGAAGATATACAACGTATTGTAGCACAACTTACCAAAAAGAATATTGGTATTTTAATTACAGACCATAACGTACAAGAAACACTTGCCATTACAGATAGAACCTATTTAATGTTTGAAGGTGGTATTTTAAAACATGGTAGTCCTGAAGAACTTGCTGCAGACGAAATGGTACGTAAAGTATATTTAGGGCAGAACTTTGAGCTTAGAAAGAAAAAAATTAGGGACTAA
- a CDS encoding carboxymuconolactone decarboxylase family protein, producing the protein MSNLVKEFNDYRAKMNDKILADNNKVIKRIFNLDTNAYAEGALDVKTKELLGLVASAVLRCDDCIKYHLETSYKIGLKKEEVVEALSIATLVGGTIVIPHLRRAYEFWDALEAQ; encoded by the coding sequence ATGTCAAACCTAGTTAAAGAATTTAATGATTATCGAGCTAAAATGAACGATAAAATTTTAGCAGATAACAACAAGGTGATTAAGCGCATTTTTAATTTAGATACTAACGCTTACGCGGAAGGTGCTTTAGATGTTAAAACAAAAGAACTTTTAGGTTTGGTGGCATCGGCAGTTTTAAGATGTGATGATTGTATTAAATATCATTTAGAAACAAGTTATAAAATAGGCTTAAAAAAAGAAGAAGTTGTAGAAGCTTTAAGTATTGCAACTTTAGTTGGTGGGACTATAGTTATCCCGCATTTACGTCGTGCTTACGAATTTTGGGATGCATTGGAAGCCCAGTAA
- the tatC gene encoding twin-arginine translocase subunit TatC codes for MAKKDINEMSFLDHLEDLRWHLIRICIAVILVATLAFIFSRFVFNEIIFAPLEMSFPTYSFLCETAKFIGVDTTFCAEKMPMIIQNRTMAGQFSADIWTAILGGFIISFPYVIYQLWKFISPGLHDNERRHSRGFIIISSLLFFIGVLFGYYIVTPLSLNFLANYSISEIVDNQIDISSYIALVRSSALASGLIFELPIIIYFLTKIGLVTPEILRKYRKYALVIVLILSAIITPPDIASQVIVAIPILILYQISIYISKIVVRNQKRKEKQHVKPS; via the coding sequence ATGGCAAAAAAAGATATAAATGAGATGTCTTTTTTAGATCATCTTGAAGATTTACGTTGGCATTTAATTAGAATATGTATTGCAGTTATTTTAGTTGCAACCTTAGCTTTTATTTTTAGCCGATTTGTTTTTAATGAAATTATTTTCGCTCCGTTAGAAATGAGTTTCCCAACTTATAGTTTTTTGTGTGAAACAGCTAAATTTATTGGGGTTGACACTACGTTTTGTGCAGAAAAAATGCCCATGATAATACAAAACCGTACCATGGCTGGACAGTTTTCTGCAGATATATGGACTGCTATTCTTGGTGGTTTTATAATTTCATTTCCATATGTTATTTATCAATTATGGAAATTTATAAGTCCTGGTTTACATGATAACGAACGCAGACATTCTCGTGGTTTCATTATCATTTCATCACTATTATTTTTTATAGGTGTGCTTTTTGGATACTATATTGTTACACCTTTATCTCTTAACTTTTTAGCTAATTATAGTATTTCAGAAATTGTAGATAATCAAATAGACATAAGCTCTTATATAGCATTAGTACGCTCATCAGCATTAGCATCTGGCTTAATTTTTGAGCTACCAATCATCATTTACTTTTTAACTAAAATTGGATTAGTTACTCCAGAAATATTAAGAAAATATAGAAAATACGCTCTGGTAATTGTGTTAATTCTTTCTGCAATTATTACACCACCAGATATTGCAAGTCAAGTTATAGTTGCTATACCAATATTAATATTATACCAAATAAGTATTTATATTTCCAAGATCGTGGTTAGAAATCAAAAACGAAAAGAAAAACAACATGTCAAACCTAGTTAA
- a CDS encoding SIS domain-containing protein, whose translation MESEAILNLSNLITDDFAEAVQLIYNSKGRVIITGIGKSAIIANKIVATLNSTGTPAIFMHAAEAIHGDLGLILKDDIVICISNSGNTAEIKVLIPLIKRANNNIIAITGSKDSFLGQNADYILNAFVEKEACPNNLAPTTSTTAQLVIGDALAICLLELRGFSSNDFAKYHPGGALGKKLYLRVQDISSVNEKPKVNADTSIKNVIVEITEKMLGVTAVVENDKIIGIITDGDLRRMLSKVDDFSKLTAKDIMGANPKSIHADAMAIDALEVMEVNDISQLLVEDNGKYAGVVHLHDLIKEGII comes from the coding sequence ATGGAAAGTGAAGCCATTTTAAATTTGTCTAACCTTATAACTGATGATTTTGCAGAAGCTGTTCAACTTATATACAATTCAAAAGGACGTGTTATTATTACCGGAATTGGTAAAAGTGCTATAATAGCCAATAAAATTGTTGCTACTTTAAATTCTACAGGTACACCTGCTATTTTTATGCATGCTGCCGAAGCTATTCACGGCGATTTAGGACTTATTCTTAAAGACGACATTGTTATTTGTATTTCTAACAGTGGTAATACAGCAGAAATTAAGGTGCTTATACCATTAATAAAAAGAGCCAACAATAATATTATTGCTATTACAGGTAGTAAGGATTCTTTTCTAGGACAAAACGCTGATTATATTTTAAATGCTTTTGTTGAAAAAGAAGCTTGCCCAAATAACCTTGCTCCTACAACCAGCACTACTGCACAGTTAGTAATTGGCGATGCACTTGCAATATGTTTATTAGAATTACGTGGTTTTTCAAGTAATGATTTTGCAAAGTATCATCCAGGTGGGGCTTTAGGTAAAAAGTTGTATTTACGCGTACAAGATATTTCTTCTGTAAACGAAAAACCTAAAGTTAATGCAGATACCAGTATAAAAAATGTAATTGTTGAGATTACAGAAAAAATGTTGGGAGTTACTGCTGTAGTTGAAAATGATAAAATTATAGGTATTATTACCGATGGTGATTTACGTAGAATGCTCTCCAAAGTAGACGATTTTTCTAAATTAACTGCAAAAGATATTATGGGAGCTAATCCAAAAAGCATTCATGCAGACGCTATGGCTATTGATGCTTTAGAAGTAATGGAAGTTAACGATATTTCTCAATTGCTAGTGGAAGATAATGGTAAATACGCTGGTGTAGTACATTTACACGATTTAATAAAAGAAGGTATTATATAA
- the recQ gene encoding DNA helicase RecQ, translating to MLIVKSELHAALKKYFGFNKFKGLQEDVVESILSGNHTFVIMPTGGGKSLCYQLPALMQEGTAIVVSPLIALMKNQVDAIRGVSNEEGIAHVLNSSLNKTEVKRVKEDIVNGVTKLLYVAPESLTKEENVEFLRSVKISFMAIDEAHCISEWGHDFRPEYRNLRSIIGRIGDNIPIIGLTATATPKVQEDIIKNLGITGANTFKASFNRHNLYYEVRPKTKNVDADIIRFIKQNEGKSGIVYCLSRKRVEELAQVLQVNGINAVPYHAGLDAKTRSSHQDKFLMEDVDVVVATIAFGMGIDKPDVRFVIHHDIPKSIESYYQETGRAGRDGGEGHCLAYYAYKDIEKLEKFMSGKPVAEQEIGHALLQEVVAFAETSISRRKFILHYFGEEFDNKTGEGGDMDDNVRHPKKKHEAKDDVVVLLETIENTNEKYKSKDLVNVITGKENALINSHKTNEQPFFGKGKDKDKKYWMALLRQVLVVGYLKKDIETYGVIKLTESGKTFIKKPESFMMTEDHVFEGEQEDGTIVTAAKGGGAVADEVLMGMLKDLRKKNAKKLGVPPFVIFQDPSLEDMALKYPITLAELSNVHGVGDGKAKKYGKDFVELIAKYVDENDIIRPDDLVVKSTGSNSANKLYIIQNIDRKLPLDDIASSKGMSMEEFIKEMEAIVYSGTKLNIDYWIHDILDEDQQEEIHDYFMESESDSISAAIEEFDGDYDDEELRLYRIKFISEVAN from the coding sequence ATGTTGATAGTTAAAAGTGAATTACATGCTGCACTAAAAAAGTATTTTGGATTTAACAAATTCAAAGGTCTTCAAGAAGATGTTGTTGAAAGTATTTTATCAGGTAATCATACATTTGTAATCATGCCAACAGGAGGCGGAAAGTCTCTTTGTTACCAATTGCCTGCTTTAATGCAAGAAGGTACAGCTATAGTAGTGTCTCCATTAATAGCTTTAATGAAAAATCAGGTAGATGCCATTAGAGGTGTTTCAAATGAAGAAGGTATAGCACATGTGCTTAATTCTTCATTAAATAAAACCGAAGTAAAGCGAGTTAAAGAAGATATAGTAAATGGTGTTACCAAATTACTTTATGTTGCTCCAGAGTCTTTGACTAAAGAAGAAAATGTAGAGTTTTTAAGATCGGTTAAAATATCTTTCATGGCGATTGATGAAGCACACTGTATAAGTGAATGGGGGCATGATTTTAGACCAGAATACAGAAATTTAAGAAGTATTATTGGTAGAATAGGAGATAATATTCCCATAATTGGTTTAACCGCTACAGCTACGCCTAAAGTACAAGAAGATATTATAAAAAATCTTGGTATTACTGGGGCAAATACTTTTAAAGCGTCTTTTAATAGACATAATTTATATTATGAAGTACGCCCAAAAACAAAAAATGTAGATGCTGATATTATTCGTTTTATTAAACAAAATGAAGGAAAATCTGGTATTGTTTATTGTTTAAGCAGAAAGCGTGTTGAAGAATTGGCACAAGTGCTTCAAGTTAACGGTATAAATGCAGTGCCTTATCATGCTGGTTTAGATGCAAAGACAAGATCGAGTCATCAGGATAAATTTCTTATGGAAGATGTAGATGTTGTTGTTGCAACTATTGCATTTGGTATGGGAATAGATAAACCCGATGTACGCTTTGTAATTCATCATGATATTCCAAAAAGTATTGAAAGTTATTACCAAGAAACAGGAAGAGCTGGACGCGATGGAGGAGAAGGACATTGTTTAGCATATTATGCCTATAAGGATATAGAAAAGCTGGAAAAATTCATGTCTGGAAAACCCGTAGCAGAACAAGAAATTGGGCATGCCTTATTACAGGAAGTAGTGGCTTTTGCCGAAACTTCCATATCCAGAAGAAAGTTTATTTTGCATTATTTTGGTGAAGAATTTGATAATAAAACAGGCGAAGGAGGCGATATGGATGATAACGTAAGGCATCCTAAGAAGAAACATGAAGCCAAAGATGATGTTGTAGTTCTATTAGAAACTATTGAAAATACAAACGAAAAGTATAAGTCTAAAGATTTAGTTAATGTTATAACAGGTAAAGAAAATGCATTAATAAATTCCCATAAAACCAACGAGCAGCCATTCTTCGGAAAAGGAAAAGACAAAGACAAAAAGTATTGGATGGCCTTATTAAGACAGGTATTGGTTGTTGGCTACCTTAAAAAAGATATTGAAACTTATGGAGTTATAAAACTAACTGAATCAGGCAAAACTTTTATAAAAAAACCTGAATCTTTTATGATGACCGAAGACCATGTGTTTGAAGGAGAACAAGAAGATGGAACTATTGTTACTGCAGCAAAAGGTGGAGGAGCAGTTGCAGATGAAGTCTTAATGGGCATGCTAAAGGATTTACGTAAAAAGAATGCAAAAAAATTAGGAGTTCCACCATTTGTTATTTTTCAAGATCCTTCTTTAGAAGATATGGCGTTAAAATATCCTATAACGTTAGCAGAACTTAGTAATGTTCATGGTGTAGGCGATGGAAAAGCGAAAAAATATGGAAAAGACTTTGTTGAACTAATTGCTAAATACGTTGATGAAAATGATATTATTCGTCCAGACGATTTAGTTGTAAAATCAACTGGTAGTAATTCTGCAAACAAACTATACATCATTCAAAATATTGATAGAAAATTACCATTAGACGATATAGCATCTTCAAAAGGTATGTCTATGGAAGAGTTTATAAAAGAAATGGAAGCCATAGTTTACTCTGGAACTAAATTAAATATAGATTATTGGATTCATGATATTTTAGATGAAGATCAGCAAGAAGAAATTCATGATTATTTCATGGAATCTGAATCTGATAGTATTTCTGCTGCTATAGAAGAGTTTGATGGCGATTATGATGATGAAGAATTGCGTTTATATCGCATAAAATTTATTAGTGAAGTTGCCAATTAA